The following proteins are encoded in a genomic region of Bacillota bacterium:
- a CDS encoding TMEM165/GDT1 family protein, whose translation MNWKLAAITFGLLFLAEIGDKTQLAVFTMVAQYKSPFSVFVGASAALIVVTLIGVIFGELVSRYVPVAYVQIAAGTFFLVMGVLILWRAVHTIIS comes from the coding sequence ATGAATTGGAAATTGGCTGCTATAACATTTGGGCTGTTGTTCCTCGCTGAAATTGGAGATAAGACGCAACTCGCGGTATTTACCATGGTGGCCCAATATAAATCCCCGTTTTCGGTATTTGTAGGGGCCTCAGCCGCGCTCATCGTGGTCACGCTAATCGGAGTCATCTTTGGGGAACTAGTTTCCCGGTATGTTCCTGTTGCATATGTGCAAATAGCCGCCGGGACTTTCTTCCTTGTAATGGGGGTCTTGATCTTGTGGCGGGCGGTACATACCATCATCTCGTGA
- the dusB gene encoding tRNA dihydrouridine synthase DusB yields MNIGEVKIYGPLILAPMAGVTDGPFRRIARSMGADLVYTEMLSDKALVFGNEKTQGMIRLNDGERPVACQIFGSDPEFMARAAEIVSAAGADIIDINMGCPTPKIVKNGEGAALMRNPDLAAQIVRSVVSAVDKPVTVKIRKGWDSGSVNAVQIAQIAEGEGAKAIAVHGRTRDQFYSGHADWGIIAAVKESVSIPVIGNGDVRSPRDAKRMLDETGCDAVMIGRGALGYPWIFKQSREFLMTGKIPPGPSLEERLSVMLHHFDEMIKAKGEKTAVLQMRKHFAWYLKGLPGAARLRDAINVERDPSVIRKTIAGYFESLEVRENRDLYLGEDPGLADDHEPCLGS; encoded by the coding sequence ATAAACATAGGCGAGGTAAAGATCTACGGGCCCCTGATCCTTGCCCCCATGGCAGGGGTCACGGATGGGCCGTTTCGACGTATAGCCAGGTCTATGGGCGCGGATCTGGTATATACGGAAATGCTCAGTGATAAGGCATTGGTCTTTGGCAATGAAAAGACGCAGGGAATGATCCGATTGAACGATGGTGAGAGGCCAGTCGCCTGTCAGATTTTCGGTTCGGACCCCGAATTTATGGCCAGAGCTGCGGAGATTGTGAGCGCTGCCGGGGCTGATATCATTGACATCAACATGGGATGCCCGACTCCTAAGATCGTAAAGAATGGTGAAGGAGCGGCTTTGATGCGAAATCCAGACCTGGCAGCTCAGATTGTGAGAAGCGTGGTATCGGCGGTGGACAAGCCTGTGACGGTAAAGATTCGGAAGGGCTGGGATAGCGGGAGTGTAAATGCTGTCCAGATCGCCCAAATCGCCGAGGGGGAAGGGGCCAAGGCTATTGCGGTGCATGGCCGCACGCGGGACCAGTTTTACAGCGGACATGCTGATTGGGGGATCATCGCCGCTGTGAAAGAGTCAGTATCCATACCGGTGATCGGCAATGGCGACGTCAGATCACCAAGGGACGCGAAACGGATGCTAGATGAGACAGGGTGCGATGCGGTAATGATCGGGAGGGGGGCGTTAGGTTATCCGTGGATCTTCAAACAATCTCGGGAATTTCTCATGACCGGGAAGATCCCTCCCGGACCATCTTTGGAGGAGCGCCTGTCAGTGATGCTGCATCATTTCGATGAAATGATAAAGGCAAAAGGCGAAAAGACTGCAGTCCTCCAAATGAGGAAGCATTTCGCATGGTATCTCAAGGGGCTTCCAGGGGCGGCCCGTTTGCGAGACGCCATCAACGTGGAAAGAGATCCATCAGTAATACGCAAGACAATTGCCGGATATTTCGAGAGCCTCGAGGTAAGAGAAAATCGCGATTTATATCTAGGTGAGGATCCTGGATTGGCAGATGACCATGAACCATGTCTGGGTTCCTGA
- a CDS encoding magnesium transporter CorA family protein, whose protein sequence is MIKVYKTTIEGKLEETASLVDKGIWINMVHPNEEEILRVNREANLHMDFLRAPLDEEERSRIEVEEGQILVIINVPVITENENGVGSLCDTVPLGIIITENIIATVCLRENEVINEFIKGGPRTFFTFKRTRFLLQILFATATLYLKYLRQIDRQSNRLEQRLHRSMRNEELVQLLNLEKSLVYFSTSLRANEIVMEKLLRSQLAKVPPDTEIAPRVLKMYAEDEDLLEDVITENKQAIEMADIYTSILSNTMDAFASVISNNLNIVMKFLTSVTIVLSLPTMVASFYGMNVKLPLANYPFAFLMILGISLGISGAAVAFLAKRRMFF, encoded by the coding sequence ATGATAAAGGTCTATAAGACGACAATTGAAGGTAAGCTGGAAGAGACTGCTTCGCTAGTTGACAAAGGGATCTGGATCAACATGGTCCACCCCAATGAAGAAGAGATCCTGCGGGTGAACCGGGAGGCCAACCTGCATATGGACTTCTTACGAGCACCCCTTGATGAAGAGGAAAGGTCCAGAATTGAGGTTGAGGAAGGACAGATCCTGGTAATAATAAATGTCCCTGTGATTACTGAAAACGAAAATGGCGTTGGCTCCCTTTGCGATACCGTCCCGCTTGGGATCATCATAACTGAGAATATTATCGCGACCGTGTGCCTCCGTGAAAACGAGGTGATCAATGAATTCATAAAGGGCGGACCCAGGACATTCTTTACCTTCAAAAGGACGAGATTTCTCCTGCAGATCCTGTTTGCTACCGCCACCCTTTATCTCAAGTATTTGAGGCAGATTGACCGTCAGAGCAATCGTCTTGAACAGCGCCTCCATAGGTCTATGCGAAACGAGGAACTTGTGCAACTCCTGAACCTGGAAAAGAGCCTTGTGTACTTCAGCACATCTTTGAGGGCCAATGAAATCGTCATGGAGAAATTACTCCGGTCCCAGCTCGCCAAGGTGCCGCCTGACACCGAAATAGCTCCAAGAGTGCTGAAGATGTACGCTGAGGATGAGGATCTGCTTGAGGATGTTATAACCGAGAATAAGCAGGCTATAGAGATGGCTGATATATATACCAGCATCCTCAGCAACACGATGGATGCCTTTGCGTCTGTGATTTCCAATAATCTCAATATCGTGATGAAGTTCCTGACTTCGGTTACCATAGTCCTTTCGTTACCAACGATGGTGGCGAGCTTTTACGGCATGAATGTGAAGCTCCCGCTAGCAAATTATCCCTTTGCGTTCCTGATGATCCTAGGGATTTCCCTGGGAATATCAGGGGCGGCGGTGGCGTTCCTCGCCAAGAGGAGGATGTTCTTCTAA
- a CDS encoding quinate 5-dehydrogenase has protein sequence MKHIVSVSLGSSKRNHVAEIELVGEKFKIERVGTDGDIQKAISIIRELDGKVDAFGMGGTDLHFVAGHKTYLLRDAIKIAKAAQKTPILDGSRLKGIIESRAVEYIRDELKIPLSGKKALIVCVIDRFGMAEALKRSGCQMMYGDLAFALGIPIWLRSLRTIEVVADIAMPLLSFVPIKYLYPVGKSQDEIRPKYENAYRWAEIIGGDFHFIKRHMPDDLSGKMIITNTVTSDDVDALRQRGVKMLVTGTPEIQGRSFATNVIEAVLVVLSGKPGGSLSDKDYVALLDEAGFKPRVEHLN, from the coding sequence ATGAAACACATAGTGAGTGTGAGCCTGGGTTCATCTAAAAGGAACCATGTGGCGGAAATCGAGCTTGTGGGTGAGAAATTCAAGATAGAGCGTGTGGGCACTGATGGGGATATCCAGAAAGCAATAAGCATAATCAGGGAATTGGATGGTAAGGTCGACGCTTTCGGGATGGGAGGTACTGACCTTCACTTTGTTGCAGGTCACAAGACCTATCTTTTGAGAGATGCCATCAAGATAGCGAAGGCGGCCCAGAAGACACCGATTTTGGACGGAAGCCGCTTAAAGGGAATTATAGAGTCCAGGGCGGTTGAATATATTCGTGATGAACTCAAAATACCGCTTTCCGGCAAGAAGGCTCTTATAGTCTGCGTGATCGATAGATTTGGGATGGCTGAGGCCCTGAAGCGATCAGGCTGCCAGATGATGTACGGGGATCTGGCTTTTGCTTTGGGAATACCCATCTGGCTCCGTTCTCTGAGGACCATCGAAGTCGTTGCGGATATCGCCATGCCGCTTTTGAGCTTTGTCCCTATCAAATATCTTTATCCAGTGGGGAAAAGCCAAGACGAAATACGGCCCAAATATGAAAATGCATATAGATGGGCTGAGATCATCGGAGGCGATTTCCATTTCATAAAGAGACACATGCCCGATGATTTGTCTGGAAAGATGATCATAACCAATACGGTAACCAGTGACGATGTTGATGCCCTGAGGCAAAGGGGAGTAAAGATGCTGGTCACGGGCACTCCCGAAATTCAGGGACGCTCGTTTGCGACAAACGTCATAGAAGCAGTCTTGGTGGTCCTTTCTGGAAAACCTGGCGGCAGCCTTTCTGATAAAGATTACGTTGCCCTATTGGATGAGGCAGGGTTTAAGCCGCGGGTTGAGCATCTCAATTGA
- a CDS encoding transcriptional regulator: protein MEGFNLWQCILKGVDSVDLVRVGEKLIDKERIYRIVDRILELRCAGESQQEVGDHLGIDRTFISRLETLGEVRRGKRIALVAFPVENKQELMEAAKRAGIEYVLLFTDEERWAFVKNRSGIELFNEVMQIIIKLGQFDAVIFAGSDFRVKLAETILGNKVIGITLGHSPIKGDRRIDPAKLEEIVDQLKF from the coding sequence ATGGAGGGTTTCAATCTATGGCAATGCATTTTGAAAGGAGTTGATTCCGTGGACCTTGTTCGAGTGGGAGAGAAACTCATCGACAAAGAAAGAATTTACCGGATCGTGGATAGGATCCTTGAGCTCCGGTGCGCCGGCGAGTCGCAGCAAGAGGTAGGGGACCATCTCGGAATAGATCGCACTTTTATCTCTCGTCTCGAGACCCTCGGCGAGGTCCGGAGGGGTAAGCGAATAGCCCTTGTGGCATTCCCCGTGGAGAACAAACAAGAACTCATGGAGGCCGCCAAAAGGGCTGGCATAGAGTATGTATTATTATTCACAGATGAGGAAAGATGGGCCTTTGTCAAGAATAGGAGCGGGATTGAGCTTTTCAATGAAGTCATGCAGATAATCATCAAGCTTGGGCAATTTGATGCGGTTATCTTCGCCGGATCAGATTTCCGGGTGAAATTGGCTGAGACTATCCTGGGAAATAAGGTCATCGGGATTACTCTAGGTCATAGCCCGATAAAGGGGGATCGTCGCATCGATCCTGCGAAATTGGAGGAGATAGTAGATCAGCTCAAATTTTGA
- a CDS encoding type III pantothenate kinase produces MLLVIDIGNTNIVVGIYENDELLRDWRISTDREKTADEYGMLFRQLLDTGGFTFSDIKGVAISCVVPPVIGAFEKMCKRYFGVDPMVVGPGTKTGLVIKYENPKEVGADRVVNAVAAYERYGGPLIIVDFGTAITFCAISDRAEYLGGVIAPGAGIATEALFQRAAKLPRVELAKPETVIGRNTITSMQSGIVYGFAGLVDGIIGRIKREMGGNPLVVATGGYADLIGSECKGIDRIDPYLTLEGLRMLYHKNRSTPVAS; encoded by the coding sequence TTGCTTCTGGTCATTGATATCGGAAATACCAATATCGTGGTCGGCATTTATGAGAACGATGAATTGCTCAGGGACTGGAGGATCTCCACCGATAGGGAAAAAACGGCAGATGAATACGGGATGCTGTTTCGGCAGTTGCTAGATACGGGAGGATTTACATTCTCCGATATCAAGGGCGTGGCAATATCCTGTGTGGTGCCTCCGGTCATTGGCGCATTCGAGAAGATGTGCAAGAGATATTTCGGTGTCGATCCGATGGTAGTGGGACCTGGTACCAAGACCGGCCTCGTGATCAAGTATGAAAATCCAAAAGAGGTCGGCGCTGACCGGGTTGTGAACGCTGTAGCGGCATATGAACGCTATGGAGGCCCCTTGATCATAGTGGATTTTGGGACGGCCATAACATTTTGCGCTATTTCTGACAGAGCTGAGTACCTGGGAGGGGTCATCGCGCCGGGTGCCGGCATTGCCACCGAGGCTCTCTTCCAGCGGGCAGCGAAGCTACCGCGAGTGGAGCTTGCAAAGCCTGAGACGGTCATCGGACGCAATACCATAACCAGCATGCAGTCAGGGATCGTATACGGTTTCGCCGGGCTGGTGGATGGCATCATTGGTCGCATAAAGCGGGAGATGGGCGGAAACCCTCTTGTGGTGGCAACTGGCGGTTATGCCGACCTGATAGGTAGCGAATGTAAAGGGATCGACCGGATCGATCCATATCTTACCCTTGAGGGATTGCGCATGCTATATCATAAAAACAGATCAACGCCCGTTGCTTCATAA
- a CDS encoding class I SAM-dependent methyltransferase: protein MTRIIIGRLLCIPGIERILDVGCGDGYALELFRSAGKDAMGITLNQAGVDACVERGLLAIRGDAHDLDSIFCREFDLIYCRQSLEHFYSPFIALISMNRAIRFDKFLFVSLPDESWIEADDHLYVLNFRQMTSLLHKSGFKPVLLWEERFGGLVDRCFLARKINEL from the coding sequence ATGACCAGGATCATCATCGGGAGGCTTCTGTGCATCCCGGGTATTGAGAGGATACTGGATGTTGGCTGTGGGGATGGCTATGCGCTTGAACTATTTCGATCTGCAGGCAAGGATGCCATGGGTATCACATTGAATCAAGCCGGGGTGGATGCCTGCGTAGAGCGTGGCCTGCTCGCCATAAGGGGCGATGCCCACGATCTTGATTCAATATTCTGCCGCGAATTTGATCTCATCTATTGCCGGCAATCGCTAGAACACTTTTACAGCCCTTTCATCGCGCTTATCTCTATGAATCGGGCCATCAGGTTTGACAAGTTCCTTTTTGTAAGCCTGCCAGATGAATCATGGATCGAAGCCGATGATCACCTATATGTACTGAACTTCAGACAAATGACGAGTCTTCTTCACAAGAGCGGGTTTAAACCTGTACTGCTATGGGAAGAGAGATTTGGGGGCCTCGTGGACAGGTGTTTCCTGGCACGGAAAATCAATGAATTGTAA
- a CDS encoding M55 family metallopeptidase produces the protein MRVYISADIEGVCGVVHNEQTGGTGQAYERARKLMAGEVNAAIEGALEAGADYIVVNDSHWLMRNLLPEDLRTEALLITGSPKPLSMLEGLDSSFDAAIFTGYHAAAGEAGGILNHTYSGVVRKVVINGMVMGETGINAAVCGYFGVPVVMVSGDSTVAAEASRIIPWAKGVAVKKSIVRTAALESHPAKVREMIKAGAREGLLKRAECRPLIIQQPVRLEMEFQTATMADMVELVPSVQRTGAFRIAYEGKDFLEIFKLMRVFLMVAGTVRE, from the coding sequence ATGAGGGTATACATTTCTGCCGATATCGAAGGAGTATGTGGAGTAGTCCATAATGAACAGACTGGTGGCACGGGTCAGGCATATGAACGAGCGCGCAAGCTCATGGCCGGTGAGGTCAATGCCGCAATTGAGGGAGCTCTGGAAGCAGGGGCAGACTATATTGTGGTAAATGATTCCCATTGGCTGATGCGTAACCTGCTGCCCGAAGACTTGCGGACTGAAGCCCTGCTCATCACCGGCTCCCCGAAACCACTCAGCATGCTTGAAGGGCTGGATTCATCCTTTGACGCCGCTATCTTTACAGGGTATCACGCCGCCGCGGGCGAGGCCGGCGGGATCTTGAACCATACCTATTCTGGCGTGGTAAGGAAGGTGGTCATTAACGGGATGGTAATGGGTGAGACTGGCATCAATGCCGCGGTATGCGGATATTTTGGAGTTCCTGTGGTGATGGTCAGCGGTGACTCCACTGTTGCAGCAGAGGCTTCAAGGATCATTCCCTGGGCGAAGGGTGTTGCCGTAAAGAAAAGCATAGTCAGGACAGCGGCACTTGAGTCCCATCCTGCCAAAGTCCGGGAGATGATCAAGGCCGGGGCCAGGGAAGGGCTTCTCAAAAGGGCTGAATGCCGACCTCTGATCATACAGCAACCTGTGCGGCTCGAAATGGAATTCCAGACCGCCACCATGGCTGATATGGTGGAGCTGGTTCCTTCTGTCCAGAGAACTGGTGCCTTTAGGATCGCCTATGAGGGCAAGGATTTCCTCGAGATCTTCAAGCTGATGCGGGTTTTCCTCATGGTTGCTGGTACAGTAAGGGAATAG